From the Variovorax paradoxus genome, the window CGGGCTTGATGATGGAAAGGGTACGTTCGATGGCCATTGAAATGCTTCCTGGAGCTTTGATTTTGAAGTGTTTTGTCACAACTGCAACAGGTCCGTTGCGTCACGTGTCGACAAAGCCTCTGATTTTAACCGGCGTGACCTGGCGGATTGGTGAAAACCCCGCAAAGGCCGCGCCACGTCGGCAGGCTTTCAGCGACCGCGGCGGCGTCCGCCGCCTTGCCCGCCCTGGCCTCCGCCACCGAATCCACCGCCGCCTCCGCGGCGGCCCTGGCCGCTCCGCTGCTCCTTTCGCTGGCGCGAGAAGCTGTCGGCGCCGATGTAGCCCAACGAGGTCTTCATCGGGTCGGGCTGGTTGGATGCGCTCGGCTGGCGGTCATCGCCTTGCCGGCTTCCGCCTTGACGATTGCCGCCGCCCGCATTGCCGCGGCGGCCCTGGCCCTGCGGCGGGCCACCGTTGCCGCCGCCGCGATTGCCGCGCCCACCCCGCTCACCCCGCTCACCGCGCGGAGGACGACCGTCGCCCAGCGGATTCGGGATCGGCGCCTCGCGGCTTCCGTCGTCGCGCATGTCGCGCTGCTGCGGCTGGCCGCCCGCCGCGTTGCGGTTGCCGCGGCGCTTCTTGTTGCGCCCATTGCGGCCGTTGCCGCCGCCCTCCTGTCCCGGACCGCGCTGCTGAGGACCAGGGCGGCCCACGGCACCACCCGAAGCCTGGAACAGCGCACGGATGTCGCGCTCGTCGAGCTCCATCCACGCGCCGCGCTTCAGGCCGCGCGGCAGCACCATCGCACCGTAGCGGATACGGATCAGCCGGCTGACCGCGTGGCCTACCGACTCGAACAGGCGGCGCACCTCGCGATTGCGGCCTTCTGAAATGGTCACGCGGTACCAGCAGTTGGAACCTTCGCCGCCGCCGTCCTCGATGGTGCCGAACTGCGCCATTCCGTCGTCGAGGCGCACGCCGTCGAGCAGCTTCTGCTTTTCCTCGCTGGTGAGCGCGCCCAGCACGCGCACCGCGTATTCGCGCTCGAGGCCGAAGCGCGGGTGCATGAGCTGGTTGGCCAGGTCGCCGGAGCTGCTGAAAAGCAGCAGGCCTTCGGTGTTTAGGTCGAGGCGGCCGACCGACTGCCACTTGCCCTGCTGCAGCCGCGGCAGCTTTCGGAACACCGTCGGACGGTTCTGCGGGTCGTCGTGGGTGACGACCTCGCCCACGGGCTTGTGGTACGCGATGACGCGCGGCGGCGGGGGCGCAATCCGGTAACGGATCGGCTTGCCATTGATCTTGACCTGATCACCGAACTGGATGCGCTGCCCGATATGAGCCGGCTCGTTGTTGACCGAGATGCGTCCCTGCAGGATCAGCTGCTCCATCTCAAGCCGCGAGCCGAGACCGGCCTGCGCGAGCACCTTGTGCAGCTTGGGCGAATCGGCCTCCGGCAGCAGCACGCGCTTCAGCGGCGGCACCTCGGGGCTTTCTTCGTCGGCATCGAACTGGCCGGAAATGACGTCGGCGAACCGGATCGGCTCGGGCGGCAACGCATTGCGCTGCTCGCGCTCGGCGGCGCGGCGGGCGCGGTCCAGGTCGTCTTCTTCCTCGTCAGGTTCTTCTTCGTCCTCGTCTTCGTCGTCGTCCTCGTCGTTGCGGACAGCCTGCGAGGGCTGCGGAGCCACCACCGGCGCAACGCCTTCCTCGGACTGCGCAATGACGACGGATGCCTGCACCTCGGCAGCGACAGCTGCCGGCTCTCCAGCTGCCGGCGCATCCGAACCTGCCGGCTGCACCTCGGGCGCGGCCACGACCTCGTCCAAGACCACCTTCTTCTTGCGCGGACCGCGCGGCTTCCTGGGCCCCTCGGCTTCCACCGGCACATCCGGCTCCGGCCCGGGTTGCGTCGCAGCATCCGGCGCTACCGATTCAGTAGCAGCACCTACAGCCTTCTTGGGCGCAGCCGCCCTTTTCTTCTTTTTGACTTCGGGCTCGGCAGGCAGCATGGCCGCGTCTTCGGTGTCGGTTGTGCTCATGAGGTTTTTCCGGGGAAAGGAGCGTGAGGATCGGCCTCGTCCGGGGACGGGGCATCGGGTTCCGGCGCCGGGCCAGTAGCCCGCGCGGACTCTGAGTCCGCAGGCTCGGGAGCGGGTTCGGCGACGCCTTCTGTGGTGTGCAGAGCTTCCAGCGCGCTACTGTCTGCGGCAGCACGCTCGGCGAATTGCGCTTGCGCCGCTTCGATGGCCTCGGCCGCCTCCACGGGTTCGGCAACTTCGGCGGTTTCAGTGGCTTCCGGGACGACATCGGCGGCCACTTCCTCGGACCGCAGCGCACCCGGGTCGGCCGACGCATCCTGTGCGGCGGCATCCGAGTCGCCCTCGATCGGCAAGCCCTGCTGCTCGCCCGACGCCTGCTCAAGTGCATCGACCAGTGCAGCCTGCTGCGCCGGCGTCTCGATCAGTGGCAACTGGTCCAGCGAAGCCAGGCCCAGATCGTCGAGGAACTGCCGCGTGGTCGCATAGAGCGCCGGACGGCCCACCGTCTCGCGGTGGCCGATGACCTCGACCCAGCCGCGGTCCTCGAGCTGCTTGAGGATCATCGAATTGATCGTGACGCCGCGAATTTCTTCCATGTCGCCGCGCGTCGCGGGTTGCCGGTACGCGATGATGGCCAGCGTTTCGAGCGCAGCGCGCGTGTAGCGGGGCGGCTTCTCGGGATGCAGGCGGTCGAGGTGGTCGCGCATCTCCGGCCGGCTCTGGAAACGCCAGCCACTGCCGACGCTCACAAGCTCCAGGCCGCGTTGCGCCCAGTCTTCCTGCAATTCAAGCAACAGCACCTTGATGGTGTCCACACCCAGTTCGTCGTCGAACAGCACGCGCATGTCGCGCACCGGCAGCGGCTGGCTCGAACAGATCAAGGCGGTTTCGAGAATGCGCTTGGCATCCGCCGTATTCATGGTTCGCGTTATCCGGGAAAAGGCGCCTCGAGGCGCTTGTTCAGGAGGATGAAAGGAGTAGGCGCTGCAGGCACGCGGCAGATGCAACGCAAGGCCGGTCTCGGGTGACCGGCGCGGCCCTCGGGCCGTCAGGCGCGATTGTAATCCAGCCCCCAGGACTGCAAAGCCTGGATGAGGTCGGCCGGCGGCGCAGAGCGGAACTCCAACGGCGTCTGCGTGACGGGGTGCACGAAGGCGAGCCTGAAGGCATGGAGCGCCTGGCGCGACAGCCCAACGGCCGGCGCGCCACCGTAGAGCGTGTCCCCCACCAGCGGATGGCCGATCGATGCCATGTGCACGCGAATCTGGTGCGTGCGCCCCGTTTCAAGGGTGCAACGCACTGCACAGCCTTCGGCGTTGCTGTCGAGGCGCTCGATCAGGGTGCGCGCCGTCTTGCCAGCGTGGCGCTCCAGGTCGACCACCGCCATGCGCAGCCTGTTGCGCGGATCACGGCCGATGGGCGCGTCAATCTGTCGCGCAACCGCGCCTTCCCAAGGCTTATGGCCGATCGCCAGGTACTGGCGCTTGACGTGGCGCGCAGCGATGAGCGCCACCATGGCATCCATGGCGGCCCGTGTTCGCGCCACCACCATCAGCCCGCTGGTGTCGCGGTCGAGCCGATGCACGATGCCGGCGCGCGGCAGCAGCAAAGCCTTGGGGTCCAACGCCAGCAGGCCATTGAGCAGCGTGCCGCTCCAGTGCCCCGGTGCAGGATGCACCACGAGGCCCGCAGGCTTGTCGATGATGCGCAGATGCTCGTCCTCATGAACGGTGACGATGTCCATCGCCTCGGGACGAAATGCCTGGCTCTGCGGCGTAGGACGCAGTTCGATCCGCCCGGACTGCCCTGCTTTCACCGCAGCCGACACCTTGGTGAGCGTGCGGCCCTGAAGTTCGACCGCTCCGGCTTCGATCAATTGCTGAAGATAGCTTCGGGAAAACTCCGGCACCAGCACGGCCAGCGCGCGGTCCAGCCGCTGGCCATGCTGCGCCGCATCGACGACGAAGGGACGCAACTCACTGGGTTCGACCGGGTCGGCGCCATCTTCGAGCTCGGCCGCCTCCGCCGACTCGGGGACTTCCGCAAGAGAGCCCAAGGGGGCCGTCGATATAATTGAGGGTAACTGTTTCACGAAAGCCGTATGTGATGTTTCGCGCCAAATTATCGGTCCCCACCTGGATCGCGCTCAGCGCGGCAGCTTTGCTGGCAGCCGGCTGCTCCTCGACATCCGTCGACAAGACCGCGAACTGGAGCCCCAACCGCATCTACGCGGAAGCCAAGGACGAGGCCGGTTCCGGCGCCTACGACAAGGCCGTTCCGCTGTACGAGAAGCTCGAAGGCCGTGCCGCCGGCACACCGCTCGCACAGCAGGCCCAGCTCGAAAAGGCCTATGCCCAGTACAAGTCGGGCGAAAAGGCCACGGCGATCGCCACGATCGACCGTTTCATGAAGTTGCATCCCGCGAGCCCGGCGCTCGATTACGCGCTCTACCTCAAGGGCGTGATCAACTTCAACGACGACCTGGGCATGTTCGCCTTCCTCACGCGCCAGGACCTGTCCGAGCGCGACCAGAAGGCGGCCAAGGAATCGTTCGAGTCGTTCAAGGACCTGGTCACGCGCTTCCCCGACTCGCGCTACGCGCCCGATGCCCGCCAGCGCATGAACTACATCGTGAACTCGCTCGCGCAGTATGAAGTTCACGTGGCCCGCTACTACTATTCGCGCGGCGCCTACCTCGCGGCCATCAACCGCGCGCAGATCGCGCTGGCCGACTACCGCGAAGTGCCGGCGCTGGAAGAAGCGCTGTACATCATGGTCAAGTCTTACGACGCCCTCGGCATGAAGGACCTGCGCGACGACGCGCAACGCGTGCTGACCACCAACTACCCGCAAAGCGCATACCTCGCGAACGGCTTCAAGGGCAAGGACGACCCTTGGTGGAAGCTCTGGTAAAGCCCTGTCGCCGCGAGTGACGCGCTTTGCTCAGTCCCTGAGCGCGTCCAGCGCGGCGTCGAAATCCGACTCGTTTTCCAGCCGCCGCATCGGCGGCAGCGCCGCCAGCAATCGGCGGCCGTAGCCCATGGCGACCAGGCGTGTATCGCAAATTGCGAGTACGCCGCTGTCGGTTTCCCGGCGAATCAGGCGCCCTGCCCCCTGCTTGAGGGCGACTGCCGCTTCCGGCAGGGAGTAGTCCGCGAAGGAACTCCTCCCCTGGGCCTCCAGCCGCTGCGAGCGCGCCTCGACCAGCGGATCGTTCGGCGGCGGAAACGGCAGCTTGTCGATCACCACGAACTGCAGCGCATCGCCCGGCGCGTCGAAGCCCTCCCAGAACGAGGCCGACGCCACCAGCACGCACCCGGCACGCCCGGCCGTGGCGCCTTCCCGGAAGCGGTCCATGAGCACGCGCTTGGGCAGTTCGCCCTGCACCAGCACGTCGGGCCGGAACTGCGCATCGAGCAACTCGAACTGCTGCCTGATCGTGTCTCCGATGGTACGCAGCGCGCGCAACGTGGTGGTCAGCACCAGCGTGCGTCCGCCGAGCTCGGTGGCGCCACGCGCCGCCAGCTGCGCCACCCGCTGGCTGTGCGAAGGATCGTTGGGCTTCGGAAAGGCGCGCGGCACGTAGAGGGCGGCCTGCGCGGCGTAGTCGAACGGGCTCTTCACGCGCAGCACTTCCGCGTCATGCAAGCCGCACGGCTCGGTGAACCACCGCAGCGTAGGCTCGTCGCCGAGCGTGGCCGAAGTGAAGACCCAGGCACGGCCCGCGCTTTCCGGCGGAGTCGCCTCCTGCGGCCGATGCCCCTGCCGCTCGCCAAAAGCGTCGAGATCGTCTTCGATCGCATCACCGTCATCCGCGCCGGCGTCGACGATCTTCAGCACGCGCTTGCGCATCGCATCCGCGATGTCCAACGGCGACTCGATCAGCCTCAGTTGCGAGCCTACGTCGACCCAGCGCACCGAGTCCACCTCGCAAGGCAGGGCGAAGCGCGCGGCGCGTTTCGCGAGTTGGCGTGCCCGCTCGTGCAGCCGAACGAAGTCGGGCGAGATCTCGCTGACGGTGGCGAGCCCCTCGGCCGCAGCCTCGAACGAATGCTGCAGGTCGTCCAGCGCACGTTGCCAGGCATCGGCATCGACCCCTTCAGGCGACGGGCCGAGCCAGCGCAGCTTGGCACCCGGCCATTGCTTGCCGACCACCAGACGCAACTCACGCGCAGCGCGTTCAACGCCGCCCACCAGTTGCTGCCAGTCGACCAGCCCGCGCGCATGTTGCAGGCCCGCGCCGAGCATGTCGCGCGCGAAATCGAGCGCCTGGCCACTGCCGAGCTGTGCGCCGAGAAACTGCACACCGGTCTCGTTGAGCTGGTGCGCCTCGTCGAAGACGACCACGCTCACGGTCGGCAGCAGTTCTGCCATGCCGGTCTCGCGCACCGCGAGGTCGGCAAAGAAGAGGTGGTGGTTGATGACGACGATGTCGGCCGCCAGCGCCTCGCGCCGCGCCAGGTTGACGTGGCAGGACTTGAACTGCGGGCACTGGGCCCCCAGGCAGTTGTCGCGCGTGGAGGTGATCAACGGGATCAGCGGCGAGCGTTCGTCGAGCCCGGGCAACTCCGCCAGGTCACCGGTGCGCGTGGCCTTCGACCACTGCTCGATCTTGGCGAGCGTGCGCAGGCTGCCGCGCTCGGGCAGCGACGCATCGTGGCGCGCCATGTCGAGACGGTGCAGGCACAGGTAGCTGCCACGCCCCTTGAGCAGCGCGGTGCGCACCGGCAGCCCGAAAGCCTCGACCAGCCGCGGCAGATCGCGGCCGAACAGCTGGTCCTGCAGCGTCTTGGTGGCAGTGGACAGGAGCACCCGTTCGCCGCTCAGCAAGGCCGGCACGAGGTACGAGAAAGTCTTGCCGACGCCGGTTCCCGCCTCGACCACCAGCACGCCGCCCTGATCGATGGTGCGGGCCACGGCAATGGCCATTTCCGTCTGGCCCGACCGTTCGCGAAACTGCTCGGCAGCGCGCGAAAGCGCTCCGTCCTGCGCGAAGGCGTCGCGCACCTTGTCTTCGAGCGCGCCCATCAGGCGGGTTCTTTCGGGTCGATGTCGTTCTCGAGCCGCGTGATCTGGTCGCGCAACGCGAGGCGGCGCTTTTTCAGGCGGCGCAGCAGCAGCTCGTCTTGCGGCGAGCCTTCGGCCAGCCGGTCGATGGTGGCGTCGAGGTCGGCGTGCTCGATGCGCAACTCGATCAGCTGGCGGGAGAGGGAATGAAGATTGGAGTCCAACGGTGGGGCGCGCACGCTGTGTTTTCGCGTCGCAGGTTCATTCGATAATACGTCCTGAAACGAATCCCCGAGAAGACAGAAACACGCGCTCCAGGCGCACATGCCTCATGACTCAAGGCTTTCGACTTGCCGCGGCCACCGGACTCCACAAGGGAGACCGGCCCTACCAACAGGACCAGGTGCTCATGATGAGCCACCCTCGCGTGCCTGGCTGCGTGCTCGGGCTCGTGGCCGACGGCATGGGTGGCCGCAGCGGCGGGCGTAAGGCATCAGACCAAGTGCTGATGACCGCGCGCCAGCTGTTCACACGCTACCAGCCCGGCCG encodes:
- a CDS encoding pseudouridine synthase, translated to MSTTDTEDAAMLPAEPEVKKKKRAAAPKKAVGAATESVAPDAATQPGPEPDVPVEAEGPRKPRGPRKKKVVLDEVVAAPEVQPAGSDAPAAGEPAAVAAEVQASVVIAQSEEGVAPVVAPQPSQAVRNDEDDDEDEDEEEPDEEEDDLDRARRAAEREQRNALPPEPIRFADVISGQFDADEESPEVPPLKRVLLPEADSPKLHKVLAQAGLGSRLEMEQLILQGRISVNNEPAHIGQRIQFGDQVKINGKPIRYRIAPPPPRVIAYHKPVGEVVTHDDPQNRPTVFRKLPRLQQGKWQSVGRLDLNTEGLLLFSSSGDLANQLMHPRFGLEREYAVRVLGALTSEEKQKLLDGVRLDDGMAQFGTIEDGGGEGSNCWYRVTISEGRNREVRRLFESVGHAVSRLIRIRYGAMVLPRGLKRGAWMELDERDIRALFQASGGAVGRPGPQQRGPGQEGGGNGRNGRNKKRRGNRNAAGGQPQQRDMRDDGSREAPIPNPLGDGRPPRGERGERGGRGNRGGGNGGPPQGQGRRGNAGGGNRQGGSRQGDDRQPSASNQPDPMKTSLGYIGADSFSRQRKEQRSGQGRRGGGGGFGGGGQGGQGGGRRRGR
- the scpB gene encoding SMC-Scp complex subunit ScpB, with the protein product MNTADAKRILETALICSSQPLPVRDMRVLFDDELGVDTIKVLLLELQEDWAQRGLELVSVGSGWRFQSRPEMRDHLDRLHPEKPPRYTRAALETLAIIAYRQPATRGDMEEIRGVTINSMILKQLEDRGWVEVIGHRETVGRPALYATTRQFLDDLGLASLDQLPLIETPAQQAALVDALEQASGEQQGLPIEGDSDAAAQDASADPGALRSEEVAADVVPEATETAEVAEPVEAAEAIEAAQAQFAERAAADSSALEALHTTEGVAEPAPEPADSESARATGPAPEPDAPSPDEADPHAPFPGKTS
- a CDS encoding RluA family pseudouridine synthase; amino-acid sequence: MSTAPLGSLAEVPESAEAAELEDGADPVEPSELRPFVVDAAQHGQRLDRALAVLVPEFSRSYLQQLIEAGAVELQGRTLTKVSAAVKAGQSGRIELRPTPQSQAFRPEAMDIVTVHEDEHLRIIDKPAGLVVHPAPGHWSGTLLNGLLALDPKALLLPRAGIVHRLDRDTSGLMVVARTRAAMDAMVALIAARHVKRQYLAIGHKPWEGAVARQIDAPIGRDPRNRLRMAVVDLERHAGKTARTLIERLDSNAEGCAVRCTLETGRTHQIRVHMASIGHPLVGDTLYGGAPAVGLSRQALHAFRLAFVHPVTQTPLEFRSAPPADLIQALQSWGLDYNRA
- a CDS encoding outer membrane protein assembly factor BamD encodes the protein MFRAKLSVPTWIALSAAALLAAGCSSTSVDKTANWSPNRIYAEAKDEAGSGAYDKAVPLYEKLEGRAAGTPLAQQAQLEKAYAQYKSGEKATAIATIDRFMKLHPASPALDYALYLKGVINFNDDLGMFAFLTRQDLSERDQKAAKESFESFKDLVTRFPDSRYAPDARQRMNYIVNSLAQYEVHVARYYYSRGAYLAAINRAQIALADYREVPALEEALYIMVKSYDALGMKDLRDDAQRVLTTNYPQSAYLANGFKGKDDPWWKLW
- a CDS encoding ATP-dependent DNA helicase codes for the protein MMGALEDKVRDAFAQDGALSRAAEQFRERSGQTEMAIAVARTIDQGGVLVVEAGTGVGKTFSYLVPALLSGERVLLSTATKTLQDQLFGRDLPRLVEAFGLPVRTALLKGRGSYLCLHRLDMARHDASLPERGSLRTLAKIEQWSKATRTGDLAELPGLDERSPLIPLITSTRDNCLGAQCPQFKSCHVNLARREALAADIVVINHHLFFADLAVRETGMAELLPTVSVVVFDEAHQLNETGVQFLGAQLGSGQALDFARDMLGAGLQHARGLVDWQQLVGGVERAARELRLVVGKQWPGAKLRWLGPSPEGVDADAWQRALDDLQHSFEAAAEGLATVSEISPDFVRLHERARQLAKRAARFALPCEVDSVRWVDVGSQLRLIESPLDIADAMRKRVLKIVDAGADDGDAIEDDLDAFGERQGHRPQEATPPESAGRAWVFTSATLGDEPTLRWFTEPCGLHDAEVLRVKSPFDYAAQAALYVPRAFPKPNDPSHSQRVAQLAARGATELGGRTLVLTTTLRALRTIGDTIRQQFELLDAQFRPDVLVQGELPKRVLMDRFREGATAGRAGCVLVASASFWEGFDAPGDALQFVVIDKLPFPPPNDPLVEARSQRLEAQGRSSFADYSLPEAAVALKQGAGRLIRRETDSGVLAICDTRLVAMGYGRRLLAALPPMRRLENESDFDAALDALRD
- a CDS encoding YdcH family protein, which translates into the protein MDSNLHSLSRQLIELRIEHADLDATIDRLAEGSPQDELLLRRLKKRRLALRDQITRLENDIDPKEPA